AATTCGACGGCCCCGGCGGAGCGCGCACTGCGCTCCTCGTGGTCGCTGGCGCGGCCGGTCAGGAACACGATCGGGATGCGCGCGCCGCGCGCGGCGAGCCGGCGCTGGACTTCGAGCCCGTCCATGCCCGGCATGCGGACGTCGAGCAGCAGACATGCGGCCTGCTGCACCGCGGGCGAACTCAGGAATTCCTCGCCCGAATCGAATGCCTCGGCACGATACCCGAACGAGCGAACCAGGCGGTGCGTCGACTGACGCACCGAAGCGTCGTCGTCGACGACGGCGATGAGCGGCACTGCCGCATTGCCCACCGTGGTTTCGCTCGCGTCGCTGCCCGACTCCGGCTTCGTCATGGGAGCCAAAGTACGGGTGCGTGTCGGGTTCGCCTAGCTGTCCTTTGGTGCAGCGCTCGGGCTGTCCTTTGGGACAGGTCCCGCTTCTCCGTCCGGCGCGACGCCGAGCTGGGCGGCCATGCGGACCAGCTCCGCGAGCGACTCGGCGCGCATCTTCTTCATCAGATGCGCGCGGTGGAACTTGATCG
This portion of the Candidatus Eisenbacteria bacterium genome encodes:
- a CDS encoding response regulator, whose translation is MTKPESGSDASETTVGNAAVPLIAVVDDDASVRQSTHRLVRSFGYRAEAFDSGEEFLSSPAVQQAACLLLDVRMPGMDGLEVQRRLAARGARIPIVFLTGRASDHEERSARSAGAVEFLRKPVAEATLRRVLLSVFQAAQRVGGDSDGDDQ